The Clostridia bacterium DNA segment ACACTTTGAAAATTATAAACTCATAAGCATCAAAAAAGGTAAAGAATATGAGGGTATAAGATACAAGCCTTTATATGATTTTGCAGGAGAGCAACATGCATGGTATGTTACCAATGACGATTATGTTACATTGACTGACGGTACTGGTATTGTTCATATTGCACCTGCATTTGGTGAAGATGACTCTAGAGTGGGTAAAAAATATAACCTGCCTTTTGTTCAAATGGTAGATTCTGCAGGTTTGTTTGTTAAGGAAGCTGGATTCTTATACGGCAAGTTTGTAAAAGATGCCGATAAGGATGTTATAAAAGATCTTGCAAGCAGAGGATTGTTATTTAGCGAAATCAAGTATCAACACAGCTATCCTTTCTGCTGGAGATGTGATACGCCTTTGTTGTATTATGCAAGAAGCACTTGGTTTATCAAAATGACCGAGGTTAGAGACAGACTTCTTAAAAACAATGCAATGATAAACTGGCTGCCTGAAAACATAGGAAAAGGCAGATTTGGAAACTTCCTTGAAAATGTAGTGGATTGGGGACTCTCAAGAGAAAGATATTGGGGAACACCCTTGCCTATATGGGTATGCGAAAAATGCGGACATTTGCATGTAATTGGAAGCAAGGAAGAACTCAAAAATTTAGGCGGACTAAAAGAAGATATCGAACTTCATAAACCTTATATAGATCAAGTAACATTAAAATGTGAAAAATGCGGCGGCGTTATGAAGAGAACGCCTGAAGTAATTGACTGCTGGTACGATTCTGGTTCAATGCCTTTTGCTCAATATCATTATCCTTTTGAAAACAAAGAACTCTTTGAATCACGTTTCCCTGCAGACTTTATATCCGAAGCTGTTGACCAGACACGCGGATGGTTCTATACGCTATTGGCTATATCTACATTGATGTTTGATAAGCCTTCATATAAAAACTGTCTGGTTTTGGGCCATGTTTGTGATGAAAAAGGCGAAAAGATGTCTAAGCACAAGGGCAATGTAGTTGATCCTTGGAGCGTTTTGGACGATCAGGGCGCAGACGCGGTAAGATGGTATTTCTATACAACTTCGGCGCCTTGGCTGCCTAGCAGATTTTATAAAAAAGCAGTAAGCGAATCACAGAGAAAGTTTTTGGGAACACTTTGGAATACCTATTCTTTCTATGTGCTGTATGCTGAAATTGACCAATACGATCCTACAAAATATAACCTTGAAGACTGCAAGCTGTCATTGATGGACAGATGGCTGATCTCAGAACTCAATTCATTGATAGCGTATGTTGACAAGGCTCTAAACGAATATAACATTATTGACAGTGCAAGAGAAATTCAGAGATTTACCGATAATCTATCTAACTGGTATATCAGAAGAACAAGAGAGAGATTCTGGGGCTCTGATATGTCAGATGACAAGATAGCGGCTTATACTACTCTATATCATACGCTATATACTTTGATAAAATTAGCCGCACCTTTTGTACCTTTTGTAACAGAAACTATTTATCAAAATATCGTAAGAAATGTTGACAAAACTGCACCTATGTCTGTGCATTTGTGTCAATATCCTGTAGCGGACGAAAAGCTGATTGACAAAACACTTGACAGCGGTATGCAAACAATTATTGATGCTGCGGCTTTGGGACGTGCAGTAAGAAATGCTGTCAATATCAAAAACCGTCAGCCGCTTTCTAAAATGTATATGGCTTTGGCTAACAGGGCTGTTCCAGATAAAGAACTGCTTGATGTTTTGGCAGACGAACTTAATGTAAAAGAAATCGAGATTATAGAAACAGCAGCAGACTTTATTCAATATTCATTAAAGCCTCAGTTAAAGACATTGGGACCTAAATACGGCAAAAACCTTGCTGTTGTAAGAGAAGTTTTGGATACACGCGCACAAGAAATAACTCAAGCTGTTAAGGACGGCGGAGTATTCAAAACCGTATATAAAGATGTTGAAATAGAGCTGACAGAGAGCGATTTGTTGATAAGCGTTAAGAGTCAAGAAGGCTACAACGCAGAAAGCGGAGATGGCATTACCGTTGTTATGGATACTAAGCTGACGCCAGAATTGATCTTAGAAGGCTATGAGCGTGAAATTGTCAGCAAGATCCAGACCATGAGAAAAGAAGCCGGATTTTTGGTTACTGACCATATTGTTGTGGGATATGAAACAAGTTCTAATGACCTCAATAATGTATTTAACCAATCTCAAGACAGCATCAAAAAAGATGTTTTGGCTGAAAGATTAGTAAACACCCTTGCAGGTTATACTAAAGAATGGGATATAAACGGCGAAAAAGTTGTTTTGAGTGTGCAGAAAATATAATATGAAGATTGCCGAGCATTGGAAGGATTACGAAATTATAGCCACTGGCGATGGTCAAAAGCTTGAGAGATGGGGCAATGTGGTGCTGTTGCGTCCAGATCCTCAGGTTATTTGGCGTACTAATATAGATATGGAGCAGTATTCACAACTTAACGCTGTGTATAAGAGATTTTCTGACGGCGGCGGCAAGTGGATAATAAAAAAGAGCTTTCCAGAAAGTTGGAAAATAAAATATAAAAACTATACCTTTTTGGTTAAGCCAACAGGATTTAAGCATACCGGGCTTTTTCCCGAACAAGCGGTTAACTGGGACATGATGGAGGGACTTATAAAGAAAGCAGGAAAAGTCAATGTCCTCAACCTTTTTGCTTATACTGGTGCGGCAAGCGTGGTTTGTGCATCCGCTGGCGCGCTTGTAACTCATGTGGACGCGGCAAAAGGTATGGTAGAACGAGCCAAAGAAAATGCCCGTCTTAATAATATTGATAATATAAGATATATAGTTGATGATTGCTTAAAGTTTGTATCAAGAGAAAAAAAGAGAGGGCATTTTTATGATGCGATAATTATGGATCCGCCGTCTTACGGCAGAGGTCCAAACGGCGAGATGTGGAAGCTGGAAGAATCTATATTTGAGCTTGCCCAATCTTGTTCAGAGCTTTTGTCGCCCAATCCGATTTTTTATCTCATCAACAGCTATACGACTGGATTGCAGCCTTCAGTTATGGGTAATATCTTACAATTAGTAACAAAAAAATTCAAAGGACATATAGAAGCATACGAAGTTGTGCTCCCTACAAAAGAAGGGATAGTATTGCCTTGCGGTGCGAGTGCAGTATTTGTCGGAGAAAGATAATGGAAGTAATATACGAAGATAATCACATATTGGTAGTGGTAAAGCCTCAAAATGTTCCTGTAATGGCAGATGAAACTCAAGACAAAGACATGCTGACTTTGTGCAAGGAATATATAAAAGAAAAAGAAAACAAGCCTGGCAATGTTTATCTTGGACTTGTGCATAGACTGGACAGACCCACCGGCGGGGTTATGGTTTTTGCCAAGACCTCAAAAGCCGCATCCAGAATTTCAGAAGCAATCAGAGACGGCGAAGTAGAAAAAAATTATTTTGCCATTTTGTTGGGAACACCCAAAGAAAAACAGGGTAAACTAACCCATTATCTTTTGAAAGATGAAAAGACCAATACCGTAAAAATCGTGCCTATGAGTACCGAAGGTGCCAAAAAGGCAATGCTGGAATATTGGATTGTAGGCGAATACGGCAAATTGTCGCTTGCCAGAATAAAACTTATAACTGGCAGAACGCATCAAATTCGCGTTCAGATGAACAGCCTGCACACACCTGTTTTGGGTGATGTCAAGTATGGCGGCGAATCAATGCCAAAAGGCTTTAATCTAGCTTTGTGGGCTTATGAACTAAAATTTTATCATCCTGTTACCAAGGTTAAAATGGTTTTCAGATGCTATCCGCCTGAA contains these protein-coding regions:
- the ileS gene encoding isoleucine--tRNA ligase — encoded protein: MYDKVDSSLDFTAREQKVIEFWKKNDVFQKTLENTQGKPEFTFYDGPPTANGKPHIGHILTRVMKDIIPRYKTMKGYHVARIAGWDTHGLPVELEVEKQLGIDGKQEIEKYGIEPFIKKCKESVWKYQSEWEKMSERVGYWVDMEHPYITYNDSYIESVWWSLKQIFDQGLIYKGHKIVPYCPRCGTALSSHEVAQGYKDVVEKSIVVRFELVDRENTYFLAWTTTPWTLPSNVALCMNAKEDYAEIESDGKIYILAKELISKHFENYKLISIKKGKEYEGIRYKPLYDFAGEQHAWYVTNDDYVTLTDGTGIVHIAPAFGEDDSRVGKKYNLPFVQMVDSAGLFVKEAGFLYGKFVKDADKDVIKDLASRGLLFSEIKYQHSYPFCWRCDTPLLYYARSTWFIKMTEVRDRLLKNNAMINWLPENIGKGRFGNFLENVVDWGLSRERYWGTPLPIWVCEKCGHLHVIGSKEELKNLGGLKEDIELHKPYIDQVTLKCEKCGGVMKRTPEVIDCWYDSGSMPFAQYHYPFENKELFESRFPADFISEAVDQTRGWFYTLLAISTLMFDKPSYKNCLVLGHVCDEKGEKMSKHKGNVVDPWSVLDDQGADAVRWYFYTTSAPWLPSRFYKKAVSESQRKFLGTLWNTYSFYVLYAEIDQYDPTKYNLEDCKLSLMDRWLISELNSLIAYVDKALNEYNIIDSAREIQRFTDNLSNWYIRRTRERFWGSDMSDDKIAAYTTLYHTLYTLIKLAAPFVPFVTETIYQNIVRNVDKTAPMSVHLCQYPVADEKLIDKTLDSGMQTIIDAAALGRAVRNAVNIKNRQPLSKMYMALANRAVPDKELLDVLADELNVKEIEIIETAADFIQYSLKPQLKTLGPKYGKNLAVVREVLDTRAQEITQAVKDGGVFKTVYKDVEIELTESDLLISVKSQEGYNAESGDGITVVMDTKLTPELILEGYEREIVSKIQTMRKEAGFLVTDHIVVGYETSSNDLNNVFNQSQDSIKKDVLAERLVNTLAGYTKEWDINGEKVVLSVQKI
- a CDS encoding class I SAM-dependent methyltransferase, which encodes MKIAEHWKDYEIIATGDGQKLERWGNVVLLRPDPQVIWRTNIDMEQYSQLNAVYKRFSDGGGKWIIKKSFPESWKIKYKNYTFLVKPTGFKHTGLFPEQAVNWDMMEGLIKKAGKVNVLNLFAYTGAASVVCASAGALVTHVDAAKGMVERAKENARLNNIDNIRYIVDDCLKFVSREKKRGHFYDAIIMDPPSYGRGPNGEMWKLEESIFELAQSCSELLSPNPIFYLINSYTTGLQPSVMGNILQLVTKKFKGHIEAYEVVLPTKEGIVLPCGASAVFVGER
- a CDS encoding RluA family pseudouridine synthase gives rise to the protein MEVIYEDNHILVVVKPQNVPVMADETQDKDMLTLCKEYIKEKENKPGNVYLGLVHRLDRPTGGVMVFAKTSKAASRISEAIRDGEVEKNYFAILLGTPKEKQGKLTHYLLKDEKTNTVKIVPMSTEGAKKAMLEYWIVGEYGKLSLARIKLITGRTHQIRVQMNSLHTPVLGDVKYGGESMPKGFNLALWAYELKFYHPVTKVKMVFRCYPPEAKVWEAFSPIIKSIIM